The Acinonyx jubatus isolate Ajub_Pintada_27869175 chromosome D2, VMU_Ajub_asm_v1.0, whole genome shotgun sequence genome contains a region encoding:
- the NEUROG3 gene encoding neurogenin-3 has protein sequence MAPHPSGVPAVQATHETEQPFQGASDAEVTCVASAPPSPARVQGGCAEEEGGGCRGASRKLRPRRGGRSRPKSEVALSKQRRSRRKKANDRERNRMHNLNSALDALRGVLPTFPDDAKLTKIETLRFAHNYIWALTQALRIADHNLYGLEPPAPPCEELGSQDGGSPGEWGSLYSPVSQAGSLSPAASLEERPGLQMPASPTGLRPGALAFSDFL, from the coding sequence ATGGCGCCTCATCCCTCGGGTGTGCCGGCTGTCCAAGCGACCCACGAGACAGAACAGCCCTTCCAGGGCGCCTCGGACGCCGAAGTGACCTGCGTTGCGTCCGCTCCGCCCAGCCCGGCTCGCGTGCAGGGGGGCTGCGCGGAGGAGGAAGGGGGCGGCTGCCGAGGAGCCTCGAGGAAGCTCCGGCCGAGGCGCGGGGGACGCAGCCGGCCCAAGAGCGAGGTGGCTCTGAGCAAGCAGCGGCGGAGCCGGCGCAAGAAGGCCAACGACCGCGAGCGCAATCGGATGCACAACCTCAACTCCGCGCTGGACGCGCTTCGCGGCGTCCTGCCCACCTTTCCCGACGATGCCAAGCTCACCAAGATCGAGACGCTACGCTTCGCGCACAACTACATCTGGGCGCTGACGCAGGCGCTGCGCATAGCAGACCACAACCTCTACGGGCTGGAGCCGCCCGCGCCGCCCTGCGAAGAGCTGGGCAGCCAGGACGGCGGCTCCCCGGGAGAATGGGGCTCCCTCTACTCTCCGGTCTCCCAGGCGGGCAGCCTGAGCCCCGCCGCCTCTCTGGAGGAGCGTCCGGGGCTGCAGATGCCTGCCTCCCCTACCGGTCTGCGCCCCGGCGCCCTAGCTTTCTCAGACTTTCTATGA